From Vigna unguiculata cultivar IT97K-499-35 chromosome 5, ASM411807v1, whole genome shotgun sequence, the proteins below share one genomic window:
- the LOC114183208 gene encoding helicase protein MOM1 isoform X1 gives MVNSIRFSHSAKDEENKYGRVTQNAEKGKKQLHPDVSDATGLRRSPRETSSRRIISGPSSIRRSGQFKKGVVTRIPVDKKRSELVGKKNMPSPLRRSGRTGSYSSTSHSDSKSSGSLNSNPKPKKEKSVRQLTFEAKEVKENEEQDLGTPQVEVRRMNARMYRSFFELPKEVPERMDKSNEGGKNIPDKIDQGFEGCHSDREVSKNGALPSKDGKLKEMRVSSRLSGPVKDLVENTVTLDSMAPSNAATYEAGLTSERILDEDLIRNTVRDDRGKKAIPSESKEITGGVNTDVSATLAKGDNSNVISDSGGLSRISGKIMETDGPSNATVFETGLVSERVQPDRCREEAFPSSNSKNGVQLPEDGKSKEMRVDHGLSDPMKDLVENTMSLGSSAPSDAATFEIGLVPKSIQPEDLIGNSVGYDSSVDKLVPSKTKRIMVDMDSDVSATLAEGNNCNSVPNCSSPSVLGGNIMGTDGSHSKRIRLDDNPIGSESCNPSTTELEDGDSIAASMLQGSKINNEKEAGLITNSINSVTQLKEKLSSHNPYRGKSDSVRFVEYWVPVQISNLQLEQYCSILLSNASILRSSSKVDSIEAVRDVLILTRKCCSHPYLVGPELQPSLNKGLEPSQYLDFDLKASGKLQLLDSMLEELRKSDLRVLILFQYIGSSGRVIGNYLEDLLRQRFGPDSYERIDKNILPSKRQAAMKKFNDKNNKRFVFLLETCACLPSIKLSSVDSIIIFDSDWNPMNDIRSLQKITLDSQFDFIKIFRLYSTFTVEEKALILAKQCKSVDFSLQNMNWSTSHMLLMWGASCLFDELKAFHDGETYASNAKSLFGRPFLKEAMDEFSSLLSQDGEHIDSSNSSILLKVQQNGATYHGNFSLHGELKLGSLDEEPSQFFWTKLLDGKQFQWKYLNNSSQRSRKKVHHFEGSVNGPDNVTEGAAKKRRKVNIVDPPSSKFEDEKLPAGSKAGTPRDLVDRSQGDNVESERKSGLHDEQSSLHILLKPEIIKLCDFLLLPDKVKSMIEKFLEYVINNHDVNREPFSILQAFQLSLCWTAASLLKHKLDPIAYLIKELNFGCKKEEVDYIYSMLRCLKKIFLYRTGSYNDTDSPKASEPSDGICTRVEQEVELFKKDMSKSIKEIQKKCKKKLKKLCLLQDEEKQKLKEDIEEEEAKFEEWYKLQSAVIRSCSPNDVIRMEKLRVLNIEYEKGIEERKCQHETQLKDLEAKQSADKQKFLEKEAAWVEDVESWAQNELLKIVASKERGTGVESFQTYGQVQPDNGLKNHFAEGKGHDDKVKAITETVAENSPLSDERIANRAAVSLLGRKELLRQQGIINTTDSPENDGAVNLPSSMEQESDGGAVNEVSYRELRLSNGPDNNTHSSPWHENSGDSSSILNGHIPVDEQETRNELDTVCIFVDVPPETSGMVITECPQDASPLNPPSSMTQMSDKGRLEVPCLDRVLSPRTCQAACSGDEGPNNMSISNPLLEQQTTDVPLSIPAAADCVDDIERLTSAVLVAKRTTSEEQEGAPKTMAELSQEPPVSRTFNVTDLQEQVGQLSIGSTHDHEKFKELQHSSEQPELVPSTVDVVPAGQSNQASLIVKPVNQVQQLLSAELPSSHLNNFCLATEVEHQPTVAPNQDVQSDSNLEHSHGHPASDSDPNTVAPSEVIMQSANAINSSIPLEINYQHLEAEIHSASRKLHLSYYDPLKIELDRIRKVADQTMKIYEKKNMELKSEFEKELEELRRKYDIKIQGIETEFKQRKTTLDTSLNVVRMNKFLADAFRSKCSNLKPSCTSGTLQDSSFSAQQLPPPSRQQNSNWPSLVAGSSSCGPSPTNRQSPSTNPTSQLTLHPIRAGYSASRFPPNVSARSPIINTISLPVGNLQPGGEIRAPAPHLQPFRP, from the exons ATGGTAAATAGTATTCGTTTTAGTCACAGTGCTAAGGATGAGGAAAATAAATATGGGAGGGTCACACAAAATGCTGAGAAGGGAAAAAAACAATTACATCCTGATGTATCAGATGCAACTGGTCTCAGACGGTCTCCTAGAGAGACATCATCAAGGAGGATAATTTCTGGTCCTTCAAGTATTCGTAGGTCCGGGCAATTTAAAAAGGGAGTAGTAACACGGATACCGGTGGATAAAAAGAGATCTGAATTGGTTGGAAAAAAGAACATGCCAAGTCCTTTGAGAAGATCTGGAAGGACTGGGAGTTACTCTTCTACTAGTCATTCTGATTCTAAAAGCTCAGGTTCATTGAATTcaaacccgaagccaaaaaaaGAGAAGAGTGTGAGACAGTTGACATTTGAAGCTAAAGAAGTAAAGGAAAATGAGGAACAAGATCTTGGAACACCCCAGGTTGAAGTAAGGCGAATGAATGCCCGAATGTACCGGTCTTTCTTTGAGTTACCAAAGGAAG TGCCTGAAAGGATGGACAAGTCAAATGAAGGTGGCAAGAATATTCCAGACAAAATTGACCAGGGCTTTGAAGGTTGTCATTCTGATCGTGAAGTCTCCAAGAATGGTGCACTACCATCTAAAGATGGAAAGCTAAAAGAGATGAGAGTTAGCTCTAGGTTGAGTGGCCCTGTGAAGGATCTGGTTGAAAATACCGTAACTCTGGATTCTATGGCACCATCTAATGCTGCAACTTATGAGGCAGGTTTGACATCTGAAAGGATATTGGATGAAGATTTAATCAGGAACACTGTTAGAGATGATAGAGGTAAGAAAGCGATACCTTCTGAGAGCAAGGAAATCACTGGGGGTGTGAATACAGATGTTTCTGCCACCTTGGCAAAGGGTGACAATTCCAACGTGATTTCTGATTCTGGTGGCCTGTCAAGGATCAGTGGCAAAATTATGGAGACTGACGGTCCATCTAATGCCACAGTTTTTGAGACTGGTTTGGTATCTGAAAGGGTTCAGCCTGATCGCTGCAGAGAAGAAGCATTTCCATCAAGCAATTCCAAGAATGGTGTGCAACTACCTGAAGATGGAAAATCAAAAGAGATGAGAGTTGACCATGGGTTGAGTGATCCTATGAAAGACCTAGTTGAAAATACCATGTCTCTTGGATCATCAGCACCATCTGACGCTGCAACTTTTGAGATTGGTTTGGTGCCTAAAAGCATTCAGCCTGAAGACTTAATCGGAAACAGTGTTGGGTATGATAGTAGTGTTGACAAATTGGTACCTTCTAAAACAAAGAGAATTATGGTAGACATGGATTCAGATGTTTCTGCCACATTGGCTGAGGGTAACAACTGCAACTCTGTTCCTAATTGCAGTAGCCCTTCAGTTCTAGGTGGCAATATAATGGGGACTGATGGTTCACATTCCAAGCGGATAAG GTTGGATGATAATCCTATAGGCAGTGAGTCTTGTAACCCTTCTACAACTGAG CTTGAAGATGGGGATTCTATTGCTGCAAGCATGCTGCAGGGctctaaaattaataatgaaaaagaagCTGGTTTAATAACTAATTCCATTAATAGTGTCACTCAACTGAAGGAGAAGTTGTCAAGTCATAATCCATACAGAGGCAAGTCTGACTCCGTTAGGTTTGTTGAGTATTGGGTTCCTGTACAAATATCTAATCTGCAGCTTGAACAGTATTGTTCTATTTTACTGTCAAATGCTTCTATTCTGCGCTCCTCATCAAAGGTTGATAGCATTGAGGCTGTTCGTGATGTTCTTATATTAACTCGGAAG TGTTGTAGTCATCCCTATCTTGTTGGTCCAGAATTGCAACCTTCTCTTAACAAGGGTCTCGAACCGTCTCAGTATcttgattttgatttaaaagCAAGTGGCAAGTTGCAACTTCTTGATTCAATGCTTGAGGAGTTGAGAAAAAGTGATTTAAGGGTGCTCATTCTTTTTCAG TATATTGGAAGTTCTGGAAGAGTTATAGGAAATTATTTGGAAGACCTACTTCGACAAAGATTTGGTCCAGATTCGTATGAAcgaattgataaaaatattctaCCTTCCAAGAGACAAGCTGCCATGAAGAAATTTAATGACAAGAACAACAAACGATTTGTGTTTTTGTTAGAAACATGTGCTTGCCTTCCAAGCATTAAATTGTCGTCTGTtgattctattattatatttgatagtGATTGGAACCCGATGAATGATATAAGATCCCTTCAGAAAATAACACTTGATTCACAGTttgatttcataaaaatattccGGTTATATTCAACTTTCACTGTTGAAGAAAAAGCCTTAATCCTTGCTAAGCAATGTAAGTCAGTTGACTTCAGTTTACAAAACATGAACTGGAGTACCAGTCATATGCTGTTGATGTGGGGTGCTTCTTGTCTATTTGATGAACtcaaagcttttcatgatggtgAAACTTATGCATCAAATGCGAAATCCTTGTTTGGGCGACCATTTCTAAAAGAAGCGATGGATGAATTCTCATCCCTACTATCTCAGGATGGAGAACATATTGATTCAAGCAACAGTTCAATCTTATTGAAAGTGCAGCAAAATGGGGCAACATACCATGGAAATTTTTCTTTGCATGGTGAGCTAAAACTTGGGTCACTGGATGAAGAGCCATCCCAATTTTTTTGGACAAAACTTTTGGATGGAAAACAGTTTCAGTGGAAGTACTTAAATAATTCATCTCAGCGGAGCAGGAAGAAAGTCCATCATTTTGAGGGTTCAGTCAATGGGCCTGATAATGTAACTGAAGGAGCAGCAAAGAAGCGCAGGAAAGTTAATATTGTTGATCCGCCTTCTTCAAAATTTGAAGATGAAAAGTTACCCGCTGGTAGCAAGGCAG gAACACCTAGAGATTTAGTGG ATAGATCTCAAGGAGACAATGTTGAATCTGAGCGAAAAAGCGGACTGCATGATGAGCAGAGTAGCTTACATATTCTGCTGAAGCCAGAGATCATAAAGctttgtgattttcttcttcttccg GATAAAGTCAAGAGCATGATCGAAAAATTTCTTGAATATGTTATAAATAACCACGATGTCAATAGGGAACCATTTTCAATATTACAGGCTTTTCAATTATCTCTG TGTTGGACAGCAGCTTCTTTGCTAAAGCACAAACTCGACCCCATTGCCTATCTTATAAAAGAATTGAACTTTGGGTGTAAGAAAGAAGAGGTGGACTACATTTATTCTATGTTGCGTTgtttgaagaaaatatttttatatcgcACAGGAAGTTATAATGATACCGACTCTCCAAAAGCGTCTGAACCATCAGATGGAATATGTACCAGAGTTGAACAGGAGGTTGAATTGTTCAAAAAAGATATGTCTAAAAGTATTAAAGAAATTCAGAAGAAGTGCAAAAAGAAGCTGAAGAAGCTATGCCTTTTGCAAGACGAAGAGAAGCAAAAGTTGAAGGAAGATATTGAGGAGGAAGAGGCTAAATTTGAGGAATGGTACAAACTACAGTCAGCTGTTATACGATCCTGCTCTCCCAATGATGTTATAAGAATGGAAAAGCTTAGGGTTTTGAATATTGAATACGAAAAAGGAATTGAAGAACGGAAGTGTCAGCATGAAACACAACTCAAAGATCTTGAGGCCAAACAATCAGCTGACAAACAGAAGTTTCTAGAAAAGGAGGCTGCTTGGGTAGAAGATGTGGAATCTTGGGCACAAAATgaacttttaaaaatagttgCTTCAAAGGAACGTGGGACTGGGGTTGAGTCCTTCCAGACTTATGGTCAAGTACAACCTGACAATGGCCTTAAGAATCATTTTGCAGAGGGAAAGGGTCATGATGATAAGGTTAAAGCCATCACAGAGACTGTCGCTGAGAATTCACCTTTATCTGATGAAAGAATTGCTAACAGGGCCGCTGTAAGTTTGTTGGGTAGAAAGGAACTTTTGAGACAGCAGGGGATTATCAATACTAcagattctccagaaaatgaTGGTGCGGTGAATCTTCCTTCATCCATGGAACAAGAATCTGATGGAGGTGCTGTAAATGAAGTTTCGTATAGAGAATTAAGACTGAGTAATGGTCCTGATAACAATACACATTCGAGTCCATGGCATGAAAACTCTGGAGACTCATCTAGCATACTTAATGGACACATTCCAGTGGATGAGCAAGAAACTAGAAATGAACTGGACACTGTTTGTATATTTGTAGATGTACCTCCGGAAACAAGTGGGATGGTCATTACCGAGTGTCCACAGGATGCATCTCCTTTGAATCCCCCGTCATCTATGACTCAAATGTCTGATAAAGGTCGACTAGAGGTCCCATGTTTAGATAGGGTTTTATCACCAAGGACTTGTCAAGCTGCTTGTTCAGGTGATGAAGGTCCAAATAATATGTCCATTTCAAATCCACTTTTGGAGCAACAAACTACTGATGTCCCTTTGAGTATTCCAGCAGCGGCTGATTGTGTTGATGATATAGAGCGTTTAACAAGTGCTGTGTTGGTGGCTAAAAGGACCACATCAGAAGAGCAGGAAGGAGCACCTAAAACCATGGCAGAATTGTCCCAAGAGCCTCCAGTATCCAGAACATTTAATGTCACGGATCTTCAAGAACAAGTTGGGCAGTTATCTATAGGCTCCACTCATGACCATGAAAAGTTTAAGGAATTGCAGCATTCTTCCGAACAACCAGAACTGGTGCCTAGTACAGTTGATGTTGTACCAGCCGGTCAATCCAATCAGGCTTCACTGATTGTCAAGCCTGTAAATCAGGTGCAACAATTACTATCTGCGGAGCTCCCGTCTTCCCACctgaataatttttgtttggCAACTGAAGTTGAACATCAGCCAACTGTGGCTCCAAATCAAGACGTGCAATCTGACTCAAATTTGGAACATTCACATGGGCACCCTGCCTCAGATTCTGACCCTAATACAGTTGCACCCAGTGAAGTAATAATGCAATCTGCAAACGCAATAAATTCTTCAATTCCTCTTGAGATCAATTATCAACATCTGGAAGCTGAAATACATTCAGCTTCCAGAAAGCTACATTTGAGCTATTATGATCCACTAAAAATTGAATTGGATAGAATACGAAAAGTAGCAGATCAAACAATGAAAATCTATGAAAAAAAG AATATGGAGTTGAAATCTGAGTTTGAAAAGGAATTAGAGGAACTCCGCAGGAAGTACGATATTAAAattcaaggaattgaaactGAATTCAAACAAAGAAAGACGACTCTGGATACAAGTCTTAATGTAGTTCGTATGAATAAGTTTTTGGCAGATGCTTTTAGGTCTAAATGCTCAAACCTTAAACCATCGTGTACATCAGGAACGCTGCAag ATTCGAGTTTTTCGGCACAGCAGTTGCCTCCGCCCTCAAGACAACAGAATTCTAATTGGCCATCCCTTGTTGCCGGTTCTTCTTCTTGTGGTCCTTCTCCGACCAATCGGCAGAGTCCCTCCACAAATCCTACCTCTCAGCTTACGTTACATCCTATACGGGCTGGTTACAGTGCATCACGATTTCCCCCCAATGTTTCTGCAAGATCACCAatcatcaacaccatctctTTGCCTGTTGGAAATCTTCAACCTGGTGGTGAGATTCGCGCCCCTGCTCCGCATCTCCAGCCTTTTAGACCATGA